Proteins co-encoded in one uncultured Draconibacterium sp. genomic window:
- a CDS encoding alpha-L-fucosidase, translating into MKKLLVLIPVFLAFMVNAQLEHEMTDYVWPTDQALLDKLEDWQDLKFGLLMHWGAYSQWGVVESWSICPEDYGWCERKKGSNPDDYFTYKKEYENLKLSFNPTGFNPDQWAKAAANAGMKYVVFTTKHHDGFCMFDSKYTDYKVTSTECPFSVNPKANITKEVFDAFRNEGLWAGAYFSKPDWHSPYYWDPKFPPMDRNVNYDPEAHPEEWEKFVQFTQNQIMELMSDYGKIDILWLDGGWVSKKSPEEIKNYYSNIAENSTSGFPISREVNQDIRMDEIAAKAREKQPGLIVVDRAVKGPNQNYLTPENKVPDTQLPYPWESCIIAGGGWSWVPDATFMTPKQAIHMLIDIVAKGGNLLYNIAPGPDGKWPEGAYELLSAMGDWIDVNGEAIYSTRAIAPYKTDNICLTQQKDTKAVYAMYLEQEDGSGLPASFTVKGIKAAKNAKLTLLGAKGNLKWQNTNEGVKVIIPSSIRKNLPCDLAWAVKISAIE; encoded by the coding sequence ATGAAAAAATTATTGGTGTTGATACCGGTCTTTCTGGCATTTATGGTAAATGCCCAGTTAGAACATGAAATGACAGATTATGTGTGGCCAACCGACCAGGCTTTACTCGACAAGCTGGAAGATTGGCAGGATTTAAAGTTTGGCTTACTTATGCACTGGGGTGCCTACAGCCAGTGGGGTGTTGTGGAATCGTGGTCGATTTGTCCAGAAGATTATGGCTGGTGTGAGCGTAAAAAAGGAAGTAATCCTGACGATTATTTTACCTACAAAAAAGAATACGAAAACCTGAAGCTATCGTTTAACCCAACCGGGTTTAATCCTGACCAATGGGCAAAAGCAGCAGCCAATGCCGGAATGAAATACGTGGTTTTTACCACCAAGCACCACGATGGTTTTTGTATGTTCGATTCGAAATACACCGACTATAAAGTAACCAGCACCGAGTGCCCGTTTAGCGTAAATCCAAAGGCAAATATTACCAAAGAGGTTTTTGATGCTTTTCGTAACGAAGGATTGTGGGCAGGCGCTTACTTCTCGAAACCCGACTGGCACAGCCCGTATTATTGGGATCCTAAATTCCCGCCCATGGATAGAAACGTAAATTACGATCCGGAAGCACATCCGGAAGAATGGGAAAAGTTTGTACAGTTCACCCAAAACCAGATTATGGAACTGATGAGCGATTACGGAAAAATTGACATTCTGTGGCTCGACGGTGGCTGGGTGTCGAAAAAATCGCCCGAAGAAATAAAAAACTATTACAGCAACATTGCCGAAAACTCCACTTCTGGATTTCCGATTTCGCGCGAAGTAAATCAGGATATTCGCATGGACGAAATTGCAGCCAAAGCCCGCGAAAAGCAACCCGGCTTAATTGTGGTTGACCGCGCGGTAAAAGGCCCCAACCAAAATTACCTTACACCGGAAAACAAAGTGCCTGATACACAACTTCCATACCCATGGGAAAGCTGTATTATCGCCGGTGGCGGTTGGTCGTGGGTGCCGGATGCGACATTCATGACACCAAAACAAGCGATTCATATGTTAATTGACATTGTAGCAAAAGGCGGAAATCTGTTGTACAATATTGCTCCCGGCCCCGATGGGAAATGGCCCGAAGGAGCATACGAACTACTTTCAGCCATGGGCGATTGGATCGACGTAAACGGAGAAGCCATTTACTCAACACGTGCTATTGCGCCATACAAAACTGATAATATTTGTCTGACTCAGCAAAAAGACACAAAAGCCGTTTATGCCATGTATCTTGAACAAGAAGATGGCAGTGGTCTTCCGGCATCGTTTACCGTGAAAGGAATTAAAGCGGCGAAAAATGCAAAACTTACGCTGTTGGGCGCCAAAGGCAACCTAAAATGGCAAAACACCAACGAAGGCGTAAAAGTTATTATCCCTTCCAGCATTCGGAAAAACCTGCCTTGCGATTTAGCATGGGCAGTAAAAATATCGGCGATTGAATAA
- a CDS encoding aspartate ammonia-lyase, with protein MINTREESDFIGKKQLPADALWGIHTARAVENFPISGHKVHPELIKAYGEVKQACAQTNNTLGFWTDKTKAEAIEKAAFEMSQGLLNEHILVDALQGGAGTSTNMNVNEVLANRALQILGKELGNYAFVSPLDDINLHQSTNDTYPTALKVAAIRLLRELEQHVLNLQEAFQQKEKEFAHIVKIGRTQLQDAVLTTLGREMSAYAEALNRDRRRIYKCEERLRVVNLGGTAIGTGLGAPKQFIFRVVDKLRENTNIGLARSENLMDGTQNVDVFVEVSGILKACAVNLLKISNDLRLLSSGPHAGLGEINLPQLQAGSSIMPGKVNPVIPEAVAQTAIKVMGNDQVIAQACSAGNLELNQFMPLIAHSFLESIDLLKNACKLFNEKCVSGITANEELCRSHVHNSTATITALIPKIGYERCSELIKMVENSGLSIKEAVLKSELLTANEFDQLITPEAVCRLGN; from the coding sequence ATGATCAACACAAGAGAAGAAAGTGACTTTATTGGAAAGAAGCAACTACCAGCCGATGCACTTTGGGGTATTCATACCGCCCGTGCGGTGGAGAATTTTCCCATCTCCGGGCACAAGGTTCATCCGGAGCTTATTAAAGCTTACGGCGAAGTAAAACAGGCTTGCGCACAAACCAATAATACACTTGGCTTTTGGACTGACAAAACAAAAGCAGAAGCCATTGAAAAGGCCGCTTTTGAGATGAGCCAGGGATTACTAAATGAGCACATTTTGGTGGATGCTTTGCAGGGCGGTGCCGGAACATCAACCAATATGAATGTGAACGAAGTATTGGCTAATCGTGCCCTGCAAATTCTCGGAAAAGAATTAGGTAATTATGCATTTGTCTCTCCTCTTGATGATATCAACCTGCACCAAAGCACCAACGACACCTACCCCACGGCGCTTAAAGTTGCTGCTATTCGTTTGTTGCGCGAACTGGAACAACATGTGCTAAACCTGCAGGAAGCTTTTCAGCAAAAAGAAAAAGAATTTGCACACATCGTTAAAATTGGCCGCACGCAATTACAAGATGCAGTTTTAACAACGTTAGGGCGCGAAATGAGTGCTTATGCCGAAGCTTTAAACCGCGACAGGCGGCGTATTTACAAATGCGAAGAACGATTGCGCGTGGTAAATCTTGGCGGAACAGCCATCGGAACAGGGCTTGGTGCACCCAAACAATTTATTTTTAGGGTAGTCGACAAGCTGCGTGAAAATACAAACATTGGTCTGGCACGCAGCGAAAACCTGATGGACGGTACACAAAACGTAGATGTATTTGTTGAAGTTTCAGGGATATTAAAAGCATGTGCTGTTAATTTACTAAAGATCAGCAACGACCTTCGACTTTTATCCAGCGGGCCACATGCCGGACTTGGGGAAATTAACCTACCCCAACTTCAGGCGGGTTCATCGATTATGCCGGGAAAAGTAAATCCGGTTATTCCCGAAGCTGTGGCGCAAACCGCCATAAAAGTTATGGGTAACGATCAGGTGATAGCACAAGCCTGCAGCGCCGGAAATCTTGAGCTTAACCAGTTTATGCCACTGATTGCGCATAGTTTTCTCGAATCCATTGATTTGCTTAAAAATGCCTGTAAGTTATTCAACGAAAAATGTGTTTCAGGGATAACTGCCAACGAAGAGCTTTGCCGTTCGCATGTGCACAACTCAACCGCTACGATTACTGCGCTTATTCCGAAAATTGGTTACGAGCGTTGTTCAGAGCTCATAAAAATGGTCGAAAACAGTGGTTTATCGATCAAGGAAGCAGTCTTAAAATCAGAGCTTTTAACTGCTAACGAGTTTGATCAGTTGATTACTCCCGAAGCC
- a CDS encoding IS3 family transposase: protein MYPLTSKAVLCGLFGFSRQAWYDSKKRQSGLQMQEVFILTLVKELRGDHPRMGAEKLHHLIAPQLQDHNIKYGRDKFYYLLREHGLLVKRKRRGPKTTNSNHFYRKYSNLIREIELLSSGRLWVSDITYIRTEKGFVYLSLVTDAYSKKIVGWCLWPDLTSEGALNALRMAVAGEGVKQGLIHHSDRGIQYCCNDYVNFLKGSKINISMTENGDPYENAIAERVNGILKDEYDLNHTFSDYREALEATKVAVYKYNNKRPHRSVDFMFPTDAHLHTGVLKKHWKKRHYKANAETGESLQSVPANQD from the coding sequence ATGTACCCGCTAACAAGCAAAGCGGTACTGTGCGGACTGTTTGGGTTTAGCCGTCAGGCCTGGTACGACAGCAAAAAGCGCCAGTCGGGGCTTCAAATGCAGGAAGTATTTATATTAACATTGGTAAAAGAGCTGCGTGGGGATCACCCTCGCATGGGGGCCGAGAAGCTCCATCATTTGATAGCGCCGCAGTTACAGGACCATAATATTAAATATGGACGTGACAAATTCTACTACCTTTTGCGCGAACACGGTTTATTGGTAAAACGTAAAAGAAGAGGACCTAAAACCACGAATTCGAACCATTTTTACCGTAAATATTCCAACCTGATCCGGGAGATAGAACTACTCAGCTCAGGGCGCTTATGGGTGAGCGACATTACCTATATCCGCACCGAAAAAGGCTTTGTTTACCTTTCACTGGTAACCGATGCCTATTCGAAGAAGATAGTAGGCTGGTGCCTCTGGCCCGATTTAACCAGCGAAGGGGCATTAAACGCCTTGCGTATGGCAGTTGCAGGCGAGGGAGTGAAACAAGGTCTCATCCATCATTCTGACCGGGGGATACAATACTGTTGTAACGACTATGTGAACTTTCTGAAGGGCTCGAAAATAAATATCTCGATGACCGAAAACGGCGATCCGTACGAAAATGCAATAGCCGAAAGGGTTAATGGGATTTTAAAGGACGAATACGATTTAAACCATACATTTTCTGATTATCGGGAAGCGCTTGAAGCCACAAAAGTTGCGGTGTACAAATACAACAACAAACGGCCTCACCGCAGCGTAGACTTCATGTTTCCAACAGATGCACACTTGCATACAGGAGTACTAAAAAAACACTGGAAAAAGCGGCATTATAAGGCGAATGCGGAAACAGGGGAAAGCCTGCAGAGTGTTCCTGCAAACCAGGATTAA
- the hydE gene encoding [FeFe] hydrogenase H-cluster radical SAM maturase HydE, with product MDKQEIIQLLKARGEERTELLKRAQEVKVNETGNKVYFRGLIEFSNICAKDCLYCGIRKGNDKVVRYEVSDDEILESCRFAWENRFASVVLQSGELSSPAFVKRVDGLLKKIKQISNGELGITLSCGEQSLETYRRWFESGAHRYLLRIESSSRELYYKIHPENEIHSFEKRIEALESLKAAGYQVGTGVMIGLPFQTYEHLADDLLFFKKLDIDMCGMGPYIEHEDTPLYQHRHLLKTKQERFDLALNMIAVLRLLMPDINIAAATALQAIDPAGREKALAIGANVIMPNLTPTAYREEYQLYENKPCLDEDAELCRNCLEARIHMAGSEIGYGEWGDSKHFHKRKK from the coding sequence TTGGATAAACAGGAAATCATACAATTACTAAAGGCTAGAGGCGAAGAGCGCACTGAACTTTTAAAGCGGGCACAGGAGGTGAAGGTAAACGAAACCGGGAATAAAGTTTATTTCCGTGGTTTGATTGAGTTTTCGAATATTTGCGCCAAGGATTGTTTGTATTGCGGTATTCGGAAAGGAAATGACAAGGTTGTGCGTTACGAGGTAAGTGATGACGAGATTTTGGAATCGTGCCGTTTCGCCTGGGAAAATCGTTTTGCTTCGGTGGTGTTACAATCGGGCGAATTATCGTCGCCGGCTTTTGTGAAAAGGGTAGACGGTTTGCTAAAAAAAATCAAGCAGATTTCGAACGGAGAATTAGGAATTACATTGAGCTGCGGAGAACAAAGCCTGGAAACCTATCGTCGTTGGTTCGAGAGTGGTGCACACCGTTATTTGTTGCGCATTGAGTCATCGAGCCGAGAGCTGTATTACAAGATCCACCCTGAAAATGAGATCCATTCGTTTGAAAAGCGAATAGAAGCATTAGAAAGTTTAAAAGCGGCCGGTTATCAGGTTGGAACAGGAGTAATGATTGGATTGCCATTTCAAACCTACGAACACCTTGCCGATGATTTGTTGTTTTTCAAAAAACTTGATATTGATATGTGTGGGATGGGGCCATACATCGAGCACGAAGATACGCCGCTGTATCAACACCGGCATCTGCTAAAAACAAAGCAGGAACGGTTTGATTTGGCATTGAACATGATTGCCGTTTTACGCTTATTAATGCCCGATATTAATATTGCTGCGGCAACTGCCTTGCAAGCCATTGATCCGGCAGGGCGTGAAAAAGCACTGGCCATTGGAGCCAATGTAATTATGCCCAATTTAACGCCAACTGCTTATCGTGAGGAGTATCAGCTTTACGAGAATAAACCTTGTTTAGATGAAGATGCCGAATTGTGTCGTAATTGTCTGGAGGCGAGAATCCACATGGCCGGATCGGAAATTGGTTACGGCGAATGGGGCGATTCGAAACATTTTCATAAAAGGAAAAAGTGA
- the hydG gene encoding [FeFe] hydrogenase H-cluster radical SAM maturase HydG, with protein sequence MYNVPADFINEAKVWEALEQNKNPEPARIKEILAKAAEMKGLNLTDVAALTAISDPEMMEELFNTANTVKETIYGKRLVLFAPLYVSNLCKNECLYCAFRASNKDIVRHALSQEEIAKEVEILINQGHKRVLLVAGESYPDKDGFQYVLDCIKTVYSVKNEHGEIRRVNINVAPLTVEEFKQAKDANIGTYQIFQETYHRETYNKVHLGGKKRDYNWRTWALHRAMEAGIDDVGIGVLLGLFDYRFETLAMMQHIFELEDKFGVGPHTISVPRMEPATNSDMASHPPFPVSDIDFRKMVAILRLAVPYTGIIMSTRETAQMRRDTFALGVSQISAGSKTNPGGYGETSEDDPSSQFSLGDHRPLDEVICDVASMGYIPSFCTACYRLGRTGQDFMDLAKPGDIRLHCAPNGLSSFKEYLQNYASPQTREIGDKLIRETIAGMSGIAKQRAEKLVNRVEAGRDDVYC encoded by the coding sequence ATGTATAACGTACCTGCCGATTTTATCAACGAAGCCAAAGTTTGGGAAGCACTGGAACAAAATAAAAACCCAGAGCCAGCAAGAATTAAAGAAATATTAGCCAAAGCTGCCGAAATGAAAGGCTTAAACCTTACTGACGTCGCAGCTCTTACCGCCATCAGCGATCCGGAAATGATGGAAGAACTGTTTAACACAGCAAACACCGTAAAAGAAACCATTTATGGAAAAAGGCTGGTGCTGTTTGCGCCGCTATACGTGTCGAATTTGTGTAAAAACGAATGCTTATATTGTGCATTCAGAGCAAGCAATAAAGATATTGTTCGCCATGCCTTATCGCAGGAAGAGATTGCAAAAGAAGTAGAAATACTGATCAATCAAGGACACAAAAGAGTTTTGCTGGTTGCCGGAGAATCCTACCCTGATAAAGATGGTTTCCAGTATGTTCTCGACTGCATTAAAACAGTATACAGCGTTAAAAACGAACATGGCGAAATACGACGTGTGAACATCAATGTTGCTCCGCTCACCGTTGAAGAATTTAAACAGGCAAAAGATGCGAATATTGGTACCTATCAGATTTTTCAGGAAACCTACCACCGCGAAACCTACAATAAAGTACATCTAGGCGGAAAAAAACGCGATTACAACTGGCGCACCTGGGCATTACACAGAGCAATGGAAGCCGGAATTGACGACGTTGGAATTGGCGTATTGCTTGGTCTGTTCGACTATCGTTTTGAGACACTGGCCATGATGCAGCATATTTTTGAATTGGAAGATAAATTTGGGGTTGGTCCGCACACCATCAGTGTACCACGTATGGAACCGGCAACCAACAGCGATATGGCATCGCATCCGCCTTTTCCGGTTTCAGATATTGATTTTCGTAAAATGGTAGCCATTCTGCGCCTGGCAGTTCCGTACACCGGCATCATCATGTCAACCCGCGAAACAGCACAAATGCGCCGCGATACATTCGCATTGGGAGTAAGCCAGATTTCGGCAGGAAGTAAAACCAATCCAGGAGGATACGGTGAAACTTCGGAAGACGATCCTTCAAGCCAGTTTTCGCTTGGCGACCATCGTCCGCTCGATGAAGTAATTTGCGATGTGGCTTCAATGGGATACATTCCATCATTCTGCACGGCTTGTTATCGATTGGGAAGAACCGGTCAGGATTTTATGGATTTGGCAAAACCCGGCGATATTCGCTTACACTGTGCTCCAAATGGCCTTAGTTCGTTTAAAGAATATTTGCAAAACTATGCATCGCCACAAACACGTGAGATTGGGGATAAATTAATTCGCGAAACAATAGCCGGCATGAGTGGTATTGCCAAACAACGCGCTGAAAAACTGGTAAATCGTGTTGAAGCTGGCCGTGATGATGTTTATTGTTAA
- a CDS encoding SulP family inorganic anion transporter: MKFEFKFIDKKQGSIKDDILSGLTVALALVPEAVAFSFVAGVSPIVGLYGAFMMGLITSIFGGRPGMISGATGAMAVVMVSLVQQGNAIGDGQGLQYLFATLILAGTIQALFGVFKLGKFIRLVPHSVMMGFVNGLAIVIFLSQLNMFKTGGEWLSGTPLYTMLGLVGLTMAIMVLLPKLSKAIPAALVGILVVTAIVIFGNIETETVRSFIQSGGGDSIKAGLPTFNVPLIPLNLHTLELIFPYALILAAVGLIESLMTLNLVDELTETRGSGNREAAAQGFANIVNGFFGGMGGCAMIGQSIINIKSGGRGRLSGIVAAVMLLVFILFASSYIEMIPIAALVGVMFMVVIGTFAWSTFRIMNKIPLSDLIVIILVTGLTVAFDLAIAVLAGVVVSALVFSWENAKRIRARKSVDEHGIKHYEIFGPLFFGSTALFQSKFDVQNDPNEVIVDFKESRIADQSAIEAINKLAERYQKAGKTIHLRHLSRDCIKLVKKAEAICDVNVVEDPNYFVAIDHYNKLTKLQTKLNENATS; encoded by the coding sequence ATGAAATTTGAATTCAAATTTATAGATAAGAAGCAGGGAAGCATAAAAGATGATATCCTTTCGGGGCTAACTGTTGCGCTGGCACTGGTACCCGAGGCGGTGGCTTTTAGTTTTGTGGCTGGTGTATCGCCAATTGTTGGTTTGTACGGTGCGTTTATGATGGGACTGATTACCTCCATCTTTGGAGGCCGCCCGGGAATGATATCGGGAGCAACAGGAGCAATGGCCGTTGTAATGGTAAGCCTGGTACAACAAGGTAATGCCATCGGCGACGGACAAGGCTTGCAGTACTTATTTGCTACCCTCATTCTGGCCGGAACAATACAGGCACTTTTTGGTGTTTTCAAGCTCGGAAAGTTTATTCGCCTGGTACCGCATTCGGTAATGATGGGCTTTGTAAACGGACTAGCTATTGTTATTTTCCTTTCGCAGCTGAATATGTTTAAAACCGGCGGCGAATGGTTAAGCGGAACGCCACTGTACACCATGCTTGGTTTGGTTGGTCTAACTATGGCGATAATGGTTCTGCTGCCCAAACTCAGTAAAGCCATACCGGCAGCGCTGGTTGGAATTTTAGTGGTTACTGCCATCGTAATTTTCGGAAACATAGAAACAGAAACGGTACGTAGTTTTATTCAAAGTGGTGGTGGCGATAGTATTAAAGCTGGCCTGCCGACGTTTAATGTTCCGCTAATTCCTTTAAACCTGCACACCTTGGAACTCATTTTTCCTTATGCCTTAATTCTGGCAGCAGTTGGTCTGATAGAATCGCTAATGACACTAAACCTGGTTGACGAGTTAACAGAAACGCGTGGTAGCGGAAACCGCGAAGCTGCCGCACAGGGATTCGCCAACATCGTAAACGGATTTTTTGGAGGAATGGGCGGTTGTGCCATGATCGGACAGAGTATTATCAATATAAAATCGGGTGGTCGTGGCCGTTTGTCGGGTATTGTGGCTGCCGTAATGTTGCTTGTTTTTATTTTATTCGCCTCGTCGTATATCGAAATGATTCCGATTGCAGCACTGGTTGGCGTAATGTTTATGGTGGTAATTGGCACCTTTGCATGGAGTACTTTCAGAATCATGAATAAAATCCCGCTTTCCGATCTTATCGTAATTATTTTGGTTACCGGGCTCACCGTAGCTTTCGATCTTGCCATTGCGGTTTTGGCCGGAGTTGTGGTTTCGGCACTGGTATTTTCGTGGGAAAACGCCAAGCGTATTCGTGCCCGCAAAAGTGTTGACGAGCACGGCATTAAACACTACGAAATCTTTGGGCCATTGTTTTTTGGATCCACTGCGCTTTTTCAAAGTAAGTTTGATGTTCAAAACGATCCAAACGAAGTGATCGTTGACTTTAAAGAGTCGCGTATTGCCGATCAGTCGGCTATTGAGGCCATTAACAAACTGGCCGAGCGTTACCAAAAAGCAGGCAAAACAATTCACCTTCGTCACCTTAGCCGCGATTGTATAAAACTGGTAAAAAAAGCAGAAGCTATTTGCGATGTAAATGTGGTGGAAGATCCGAATTATTTTGTGGCCATCGACCACTACAACAAGTTAACGAAATTGCAGACAAAATTGAATGAAAATGCAACTTCATAA
- a CDS encoding TM1266 family iron-only hydrogenase system putative regulator — protein sequence MKRLGFVGIIIENREKSSENVNQVLSQFSELILARTGLPNAKENYSVITLVIDATTDELGKLTGTLGSIPGISVKSGLAKK from the coding sequence ATGAAACGACTGGGTTTTGTAGGCATAATAATTGAAAACCGCGAAAAATCATCAGAAAACGTAAATCAGGTTCTGAGTCAGTTTTCGGAACTTATTCTGGCACGCACCGGCCTACCGAACGCAAAAGAAAATTACTCAGTTATCACACTGGTAATCGATGCCACAACCGACGAGTTAGGCAAATTAACAGGAACACTCGGTAGCATTCCGGGCATTTCTGTAAAATCAGGACTTGCAAAAAAATAG
- a CDS encoding copper homeostasis protein CutC, producing the protein MIKEACVESFLEAKLAQEKGANRIELCSDLANDGLTPDLETMAKTCSELDIPVMVMARPRAGNFVHMADEIETMKAAIDQAKAAGAAGIVFGLLTPDNKIDEANTCLLAKYAEPLPVTFHKAIDEMDDPVEGVRVLKNIPNIKRILSSGGKATALEGQEVIQKMIAEAEGKIIILVAGKVTNENVSEIQQITGTNELHGRKIVGDLTAEENN; encoded by the coding sequence ATGATAAAAGAAGCATGTGTTGAATCGTTTTTAGAAGCCAAACTGGCACAAGAAAAGGGTGCAAACCGAATTGAGCTGTGTTCCGACCTGGCAAATGATGGTTTAACTCCTGACCTTGAAACAATGGCAAAAACCTGTTCAGAATTGGATATTCCGGTAATGGTAATGGCACGTCCGCGCGCAGGTAACTTTGTACATATGGCAGATGAAATTGAAACGATGAAAGCTGCAATCGATCAGGCAAAAGCTGCCGGTGCTGCCGGTATTGTTTTCGGTTTATTAACGCCCGACAATAAAATTGACGAAGCAAACACATGCCTGCTGGCCAAATATGCCGAGCCACTTCCTGTAACTTTTCATAAAGCAATTGATGAAATGGACGATCCGGTTGAAGGCGTACGCGTTTTAAAAAACATCCCAAATATAAAACGCATTCTTAGCTCGGGCGGAAAAGCTACAGCCCTTGAAGGACAGGAAGTAATACAAAAAATGATCGCCGAAGCAGAAGGCAAGATCATCATTCTGGTTGCGGGAAAAGTAACCAATGAAAACGTTAGCGAAATTCAACAAATAACGGGAACCAACGAATTACACGGCCGTAAAATTGTTGGAGATCTAACAGCTGAGGAGAATAATTGA
- the miaA gene encoding tRNA (adenosine(37)-N6)-dimethylallyltransferase MiaA: protein MKSNLVTILGPTATGKTGLAAHLAAQLNGEVISADSRQVYRGMDLGTGKDYEDYFVNGVEVPSHLVDIEDAGAHYNVYRFQTDFIEVFSEIQSRGKFPVLCGGSGLYLEAVLRNYRLIEVPPNKELRKDLEGKSLEELADILKELKPELHNETDVETDRRAIRAIEIEHYYREHPQEDSEMPEISSLNVGIDFDREMRRQRITSRLKQRLDEGMLDEVQKLLDSGLTPEQLIYYGLEYKFLTLHLIGELSFDEMFSKLEIAIHQFAKRQMTWFRGMEKRGTKIQWINGHLPMDEKVGEILKLLQNPS from the coding sequence TTGAAAAGCAATTTAGTAACGATACTTGGCCCTACAGCGACCGGAAAAACAGGATTAGCTGCACATTTGGCCGCACAGTTAAACGGAGAAGTAATATCGGCCGACTCGCGCCAGGTGTACCGCGGAATGGATTTGGGAACCGGAAAGGATTACGAAGATTATTTTGTAAATGGCGTTGAGGTGCCGTCGCATTTGGTTGATATTGAAGATGCCGGGGCGCATTACAATGTTTATCGTTTTCAGACCGATTTTATTGAGGTTTTCAGCGAGATACAATCGCGCGGAAAATTTCCGGTGTTGTGTGGTGGCAGTGGTTTATACCTTGAAGCTGTGTTACGAAATTATAGATTAATTGAAGTTCCTCCAAACAAGGAATTGCGAAAAGACCTGGAAGGAAAATCACTAGAGGAACTCGCCGATATTTTGAAAGAGTTAAAACCTGAATTGCACAACGAAACCGATGTGGAAACCGATCGTCGTGCTATTCGGGCCATAGAAATTGAACATTATTATCGGGAACATCCGCAGGAAGATTCTGAAATGCCCGAAATTAGCAGTTTAAATGTCGGGATTGATTTCGACCGGGAAATGCGCCGCCAGCGAATTACCTCCCGCTTAAAACAACGACTTGATGAGGGGATGTTGGACGAGGTGCAGAAATTACTCGATTCGGGGTTAACGCCTGAGCAGTTGATTTATTACGGGCTTGAATATAAATTTCTGACGCTGCATTTAATTGGCGAGTTGAGTTTTGATGAGATGTTCAGCAAACTGGAAATTGCCATTCATCAGTTTGCCAAGCGCCAGATGACCTGGTTCAGGGGAATGGAAAAACGCGGAACAAAAATTCAATGGATTAACGGACACCTGCCAATGGATGAAAAAGTTGGCGAAATTTTGAAACTATTACAAAATCCTTCGTAA